The following is a genomic window from Thermodesulfobacteriota bacterium.
CAGCCGGTCGATCGCTTCCTCGGCCAGGGCCAGGGCCTGGCCGGCCTTTTTCTCCGCCTCCCGCAGCCGGGCCACTTCCTTCTGTTTCTGGATAAACAGGTTTTTCCGGGAGACGGCTTCTTTGTGCTCCTTCAGGACGCGGCCGGCCAACCGGACCTTGTCCGTTTCAGCCGCGCTGTCGGACGAGATCCTGGCCAGGGATTCCAGGGCCGCTTCAAAGGCCTTGAGGAACCGCTCCTTTTCGTTGAGCCGGTCGCGGAGCCGGTTCCGGGCGGCGATGTCCGGGCCGAGCTGCTCGATGACCCGCAGCGTCTCCAGGGCCGCTTCCGGGGAGAGCGCCGGCGGCAGCCCCAGTTCCTCGCCAAGATAGCGCTGGAGCTGGTCGTCTGCCGCGGCCTTTTCCGTCTCCAGCAGGGCGGAAGCCTGGAGCGCCTCTCTTAAGGGGGCATCCACCACCAGCAGTTTTCTGCCGAAAAACACAACCAGGCTGATCAGGATCAGGACGCCGGCCCAGAGATAGTTTTTGTCGTAAAGCAGGGGGGCCGCGCCGATCAGCAGGCACAGGGCGATAAGGAGGCAGGCGTTGCGGACGTGAACCGGCGAGCGCCGGGCCTTGAGCAGGCTGATTTCCGTGTCCAGGCGGTCGCGGCTGCCTTGTAAAGTTTCCAGCCGCTGTTTAAAACCGGTCAGCCGGTCGCGACGGGTCACCATGTCGGTAAAGGCCAGGACGGCGTCCTTCGTCCAGCCGGTGCCGATGGCGGTAACGCGCCGGGCGATGGACTGGTCCAGGTCATCCAGGTCGGCCCGGTCCCGGCCGCTTTCCCCGGCCCAGGTCTTGTACTTTTCCAGGTTACGGGACAGGGCTTCAACTTCCTCGGTCCGGCCGGCCAGGGCTTCGTTGTAACCGCCGGCCTCACCGGCCTGTGCCGCGGCCAGCTCGTCCCGGAGGCCGGCCAGAACCTGCCGCAGGCGGGCCTCTTCCTGTTCCATCTGTTCCAGGCGGGCGGCGCCGTTTTCCGGCCAGGGACGCCATTCCGGCAGGGCCGCCAGTTCCCGGTCGGCGTCCCGGATGATGACAAAACTGGGATAGCATTTTCCGTAAGCGCTGAGCCGGTCGTACCGGGACTGCCGGTCCGACAGCTCGGCCTCCACCCGGCCCAGTTCCTCCTGATGGCGGTCAATATCCCGGGAAAGCTGTTGATATTGGGGCAGATGAAGCTGCCGGGCCTCGATTTCGCGGTTGTATTCAGAAATCTCCCGGGCCAGACGGATGGCCGTCTGCTTGCTTCCCCTGGGCTTGTAAATGGCCTCCATCCGGTCCGTCAGGTTCCGTTCAATATCATTAACGGAAATGTTTTTCAGGCCCAGGCCGAGGCTGAAGATGCGATCCTCGACTCCGGAATGATTCAGGGATTCCAGGCCGGTCAGTTCATTTAGAGAAATGGCGTAAACGTTTTCAAACAGGTCTCCGGAGGCATGCCCTATCAGTCGTGACCACTCCTGGGTGCCGG
Proteins encoded in this region:
- a CDS encoding AAA family ATPase is translated as MRLVELNIDGFGLFTGYTLSGLKPGVNIIFGENEAGKSTLLQFIRFTLFGYPRPLEQRLPPQNGGRHGGRVNVLLNDGAELVLERTAGYPGDIQLYSDDTTTAGTQEWSRLIGHASGDLFENVYAISLNELTGLESLNHSGVEDRIFSLGLGLKNISVNDIERNLTDRMEAIYKPRGSKQTAIRLAREISEYNREIEARQLHLPQYQQLSRDIDRHQEELGRVEAELSDRQSRYDRLSAYGKCYPSFVIIRDADRELAALPEWRPWPENGAARLEQMEQEEARLRQVLAGLRDELAAAQAGEAGGYNEALAGRTEEVEALSRNLEKYKTWAGESGRDRADLDDLDQSIARRVTAIGTGWTKDAVLAFTDMVTRRDRLTGFKQRLETLQGSRDRLDTEISLLKARRSPVHVRNACLLIALCLLIGAAPLLYDKNYLWAGVLILISLVVFFGRKLLVVDAPLREALQASALLETEKAAADDQLQRYLGEELGLPPALSPEAALETLRVIEQLGPDIAARNRLRDRLNEKERFLKAFEAALESLARISSDSAAETDKVRLAGRVLKEHKEAVSRKNLFIQKQKEVARLREAEKKAGQALALAEEAIDRLLTSIQAEDRVDFKEKYRMNARVGAMTEQRRQAVRTIEQIAGVHDSENVIAYLAATEKPVFEKELAQAGQALKALMEQRDEWNRKISADMTRRDQLRAASSLAEIMTRVATCRENLNRCHQEWLAARIARQVVQQVKQQYEQQKQPAIIRNSSDFFRRITGGRYQRIQVSLEDSRVLVFDQSGAARRIDQLSRGTREQLLISIRLGFIEEYEKKTESLPLVLDEILVNFDRKRAERTAALLHEFSQNRQTLLFTCHPETEGLFQGLPVNRIAIGN